One stretch of Glycine soja cultivar W05 chromosome 7, ASM419377v2, whole genome shotgun sequence DNA includes these proteins:
- the LOC114418201 gene encoding uncharacterized protein LOC114418201 isoform X2, which translates to MKSDTLLDYAVFQLSPRHSRCELLVSSDGHTEKLASGLVKPFLTHLKVAEEQVALAASSIKLEIDRHKNAETWFTKGTFERFVRYVSTPEVLEMVNTFDAEMSQLEAARRIYAQGAGDQRSDPQGGNGAGAITVADATTKELLRAIDVRLSAVRQDLTTACARASASGFNPHTVSHLKHFADRFGAHRFNEACTKYMSLYKRRPDLISHWPGGDDRELRSSVSSDMSIDNDDGPNQAQDQAQPIDPPKPKPISNFASLRRSNTSVSSKDETSDTPTKEETESPAPAPTTAPSGRRLSVQDRINLFENKQKENSGGRAPELRRLSSDVLRRWSGASDMSIDGSGEKKDFDSPLPPPASSVSETKSVVVSEDKVRIDKSEKFVITDQGSSQETGKVSVFDEDKNGGFKDQVGGGVSEATLKKGSSEVVIVGPMLSSGDDDAKFYGGMKNHVVAPSLIRGSRSHSRSLSAQFEGGNGLKFRDVSVRVDQSSPNEVEDSSSSSFPNKEEDSQIPKMKYQKPLPGRNEQQISTAQGKRDGANESSKMKQVLETQDNARATSTPPLEQQHQRVRQSKGNQGMHDELKMKADELEKLFAEHKLRVPGDQSGSVRRVEPADVHVEQSQYRRGGVGESTPQLPSRSNVIEVAASSSNLTSFDAKLVTKMVDSQNYGDALRQNFSDLNLSEDSRGKFYEKYMKKRNAKLQEDWSMNRAEKEARMKAMQDSLERSRAEMKVKFSGSANRQDSASGAYRAEKLRYFKSNIKKEQHPIDSLQNEDDEDLSEFSEEKTYGASRQSRKFFPNRHISSGTPRTIAVSVSRSSGGRRRDDPLAQSVPNFSDLRKENTKPSSAVSKTTRTQVRTYSRSKSTTEEIQGVKEEKSRQTLSLRKSSANPAEFKDLSHLNSDGIVLSPLKFDMGESHLGPYDQSPRSFLKKGNNIGSGSVGNAIRMKASMVSDTQKNKEFDDLEFDEEDSLRMATEEQDDIETMAIKDVAYNNNGKVSLSQESGKSGNSGSEIGDSTRSLAQVDPISGGEMATGFPSTFNGVRSLQDSPVGSPVSWNSRVPHPFSYPHESSDIDASIDSPIGSPASWNSHSLNQGDNDAARMRKKWGSAQKPFLVANSSQNQPRKDVTKGFKRLLKFGRKTRGSESLADWISATTSEGDDDTEDGRDLANRSSEDLRKSRMGFSHGHPSDDSFNENELFNEQAPKSFFSLSTFRSKGSDSKPR; encoded by the exons ATGAAGTCTGACACGCTTCTTGATTATGCTGTATTCCAATTGTCTCCAAGGCATTCAAG ATGCGAGTTGCTtgtttcaagtgatggacacACTGAGAAACTAGCATCAGGATTGGTGAAGCCATTCTTGACCCATTTAAAGGTTGCAGAAGAGCAGGTTGCTCTAGCTGCTTCATCAATCAAGCTTGAAATCGATAGACATAAAAATGCTGAGACGTGGTTTACAAAGGGAACATTTGAGAG GTTTGTGCGGTATGTTAGCACGCCTGAGGTTCTGGAAATGGTCAATACCTTTGATGCAGAGATGTCCCAATTAGAAGCAGCACGAAGAATATATGCTCAG GGGGCAGGAGATCAGCGTTCAGATCCACAAG GTGGGAATGGAGCAGGAGCCATAACAGTGGCAGATGCAACCAC AAAGGAACTCCTAAGGGCAATTGATGTACGATTGAGTGCAGTTAGGCAAGACCTAACCACAGCATGTGCTCGTGCATCAGCCTCCGGTTTCAATCCCCACACCGTTTCACATCTCAAACATTTCGCAGATCGATTCGGTGCTCATCGCTTcaa TGAAGCATGCACTAAATACATGTCACTGTACAAAAGAAGACCGGACCTTATCAGTCACTGGCCAGGTGGCGATGACAGGGAACTCCGTTCATCTGTTAGTTCTGACATGTCCATCGACAACGACGATGGGCCCAACCAAGCCCAGGACCAGGCCCAACCCATCGATCCACCTAAGCCCAAGCCTATTTCCAACTTCGCTTCGCTGCGACGTAGCAACACCAGCGTGAGCTCGAAAGACGAGACCAGCGACACCCCCACCAAAGAGGAGACGGAGTCGCCGGCTCCGGCTCCAACGACTGCTCCGTCGGGGCGGAGGCTGAGCGTGCAGGACCGGATCAACCTCTTTGAGAACAAGCAGAAGGAGAATTCCGGAGGCAGGGCGCCGGAGCTCCGGCGCCTCTCCTCCGACGTGCTGCGCCGGTGGAGCGGCGCTAGTGACATGAGCATCGACGGCAGCGGCGAGAAGAAAGACTTTGACAGCCCCTTACCCCCGCCAGCATCCTCTGTTTCTGAAACCAAGTCCGTTGTCGTTTCTGAAGATAAGGTTCGAATCGACAAATCGGAGAAATTTGTGATAACCGATCAAGGGTCTTCTCAGGAAACAGGGAAAGTTTCAGTTTTTGATGAGGACAAGAATGGGGGGTTTAAGGATCAGGTGGGTGGTGGTGTTTCTGAGGCGACATTGAAGAAGGGTTCATCCGAGGTTGTTATTGTTGGTCCTATGTTGTCTTCTGGGGATGATGATGCGAAGTTTTATGGTGGGATGAAAAATCATGTGGTTGCACCGTCACTTATTAGGGGATCCCGAAGTCATTCTCGATCTCTATCAGCACAGTTCGAAGGTGGCAATGGACTCAAATTTAGGGATGTTTCTGTTCGTGTTGATCAATCTTCACCGAATGAGGTTGAggactcttcttcttcttcattccctAACAAGGAAGAGGATTCCCAAATCCCAAAAATGAAGTACCAGAAACCATTACCTGGTAGAAATGAACAACAAATAAGCACGGCACAAGGTAAAAGGGATGGTGCTAATGAAAGTAGCAAGATGAAACAAGTTTTGGAGACTCAGGATAATGCACGCGCAACCTCAACCCCACCTTTAGAGCAGCAACACCAGAGGGTGAGGCAATCTAAAGGGAATCAAGGGATGCATGATGAGCTGAAAATGAAGGCTGATGAGCTTGAAAAGCTTTTTGCTGAGCATAAACTGAGGGTTCCTGGGGACCAGTCTGGTTCTGTGAGGAGAGTTGAGCCAGCCGATGTGCATGTGGAACAGTCACAATATAGAAGAGGTGGAGTAGGGGAGTCGACTCCTCAGTTGCCTTCCAGAAGCAATGTGATTGAAGTGGCTGCGAGTTCTAGCAATTTGACAAGCTTTGATGCTAAGTTGGTTACTAAGATGGTGGATAGTCAGAATTATGGTGATGCTTTGAGGCAAAACTTCTCTGATCTTAACTTGAGTGAAGATTCTAGAGGAAAGTTTTATGAAAAGTACATGAAGAAGAGGAATGCTAAGCTTCAAGAAGATTGGAGTATGAACAGAGCTGAGAAGGAAGCTAGGATGAAAGCCATGCAGGATAGCCTTGAGAGGAGTAGAGCTGAAATGAAGGTCAAGTTTTCGGGGTCTGCAAACAGACAAGATTCAGCATCAGGTGCTTACCGTGCCGAGAAACTTcgatatttcaaatcaaatattaagAAAGAGCAG CATCCAATAGATTCCCTTCAaaatgaagatgatgaagatCTTTCTGAATTCTCAGAAGAGAAGACTTATGGTGCTTCAAGGCAAAGTAGGAAATTTTTTCCCAACAGACATATATCTTCAGGCACACCTCGTACAATAGCTGTGTCAGTCTCCCGTTCATCTGGTGGCAGGCGAAGAGACGATCCTCTTGCTCAGTCTGTTCCAAACTTTTCtgatttaagaaaagaaaatacaaagccTTCTTCTGCAGTTAGTAAAACAACCCGCACTCAGGTAAGGACCTATTCCCGTAGCAAAAGCACCACTGAGGAGATACAAGGAGTAAAGGAAGAGAAGTCAAGGCAAACTCTGTCGTTACGGAAAAGTTCTGCTAATCCTGCAGAGTTTAAGGATTTGTCACATTTGAACTCAGATGGGATTGTTTTGTCTCCATTGAAATTTGATATGGGCGAGAGTCATCTAGGCCCTTATGATCAATCACCTAGGTCTTTCCTTAAAAAAGGGAATAACATAGGTTCAGGTTCTGTCGGCAACGCTATCCGGATGAAAGCATCAATGGTATCTGATACtcagaaaaataaagaatttgatgaCCTTGAATTTGATGAGGAAGATTCTTTGCGGATGGCCACAGAGGAACAGGATGACATTGAAACTATGGCTATCAAAGATGTTGcttataataataatggaaAGGTGAGTCTGAGCCAGGAATCTGGTAAGTCTGGTAATTCTGGATCTGAAATTGGTGATTCTACTAGGTCTCTTGCTCAGGTAGATCCTATTTCAGGGGGCGAGATGGCTACTGGGTTTCCATCAACATTCAATGGTGTAAGATCTCTGCAGGACTCTCCTGTTGGAAGTCCTGTGTCATGGAATTCGCGTGTGCCTCATCCTTTTTCGTACCCGCACGAGTCATCTGACATTGATGCTTCTATAGATTCTCCAATTGGAAGCCCCGCATCTTGGAATTCTCATTCTCTTAACCAGGGTGACAATGATGCTGCCCGAATGAGGAAAAAATGGGGAAGTGCTCAAAAACCATTTCTTGTTGCTAATTCATCCCAAAATCAACCCCGCAAGGATGTCACTAAAGGTTTTAAGCGATTGCTGAAGTTTGGTAGAAAAACTCGTGGATCAGAGAGTTTGGCTGATTGGATTTCTGCTACAACTTCTGAAGGAGATGATGATACTGAAGATGGCCGAGATCTGGCCAATCGTTCATCAGAAGACTTGAGGAAGTCAAGAATGGGATTCTCTCATGGTCATCCTTCTGATGACAGCTTCAATGAAAATGAGCTGTTCAATGAACAGG CTCCCAAATCATTCTTTTCACTATCAACTTTCCGAAGCAAGGGTAGTGACTCGAAACCCAGATGA
- the LOC114418203 gene encoding trihelix transcription factor ASIL2-like, whose translation MDDDDEIQSHPSPASGSPPSSPRANGRITVTVAAPAPQAPPPPPNSLALALPIQQPAKGNGGGGGGGGGREDCWSEGATAVLIDAWGERYLELSRGNLKQKHWKEVADIVSVREDYTKAPKTDIQCKNRIDTVKKKYKSEKAKIAAGATSKWPFYDRLEQLIGPSAKIPGVGGASGTSAAGNSNLQPQKVPLGIPVGVRGGANQFNHPHKQPQPVPLKNQKIQFRRRGPPVESDSEERDASSPASSDSFPPESFERKRPRLMSSNTTKGSGERRKAKGWGSAVRELTQAILKFGEAYEQAESSKLQQVVEMEKQRMKFAKDLELQRMQFFMKTQVEISQLKLGRKGGNPSNNHHGTTNNNNSNHNNNSGSE comes from the coding sequence ATGGACGACGACGACGAGATCCAGTCGCATCCTTCGCCGGCGAGCGGATCCCCTCCGTCGTCGCCGAGGGCGAACGGTCGGATAACGGTGACGGTCGCGGCTCCGGCGCCTCAGGCGCCGCCACCACCGCCGAACAGTCTGGCATTAGCGCTTCCGATTCAGCAGCCGGCGAAGGGAAACGGCGGAGGAGGAGGCGGCGGCGGCGGAAGGGAGGATTGCTGGAGCGAAGGTGCGACGGCGGTGCTGATCGACGCGTGGGGAGAGAGGTATCTGGAACTGAGCAGAGGAAATCTGAAGCAGAAGCACTGGAAGGAGGTGGCGGATATCGTGAGCGTCAGAGAGGATTACACGAAGGCGCCGAAGACCGATATCCAGTGCAAAAACCGGATCGACACCGTTAAGAAGAAGTACAAATCGGAGAAGGCGAAGATCGCCGCCGGCGCCACCAGCAAGTGGCCGTTCTACGACCGACTGGAACAATTAATCGGTCCAAGCGCCAAGATCCCCGGCGTCGGCGGTGCCTCCGGCACCAGCGCTGCCGGAAACAGTAATTTACAACCGCAGAAAGTTCCGTTAGGAATTCCGGTCGGCGTTCGCGGCGGCGCGAATCAGTTTAACCATCCTCATAAACAGCCACAACCGGTTCCGTTGAAGAACCAGAAGATTCAGTTCCGGCGCCGCGGTCCTCCGGTGGAGTCCGATTCGGAGGAGCGAGACGCGTCGTCGCCGGCGTCGAGCGACAGTTTTCCGCCGGAGAGTTTCGAGAGGAAGAGGCCGCGGTTGATGAGTTCAAACACCACGAAAGGAAGCGGAGAAAGACGGAAGGCGAAGGGTTGGGGAAGCGCGGTGAGGGAACTGACGCAGGCGATTCTGAAATTCGGCGAGGCGTATGAACAAGCGGAGAGTTCGAAGCTGCAGCAGGTGGTGGAGATGGAGAAGCAGAGGATGAAATTCGCAAAGGATTTGGAGTTGCAGAGAATGCAGTTTTTCATGAAGACCCAGGTAGAGATTTCGCAGCTCAAACTTGGAAGAAAAGGTGGTAACCCTAGCAACAACCACCATGGCACCACCAACAATAACAACAGCAATCATAACAATAATAGTGGCAGTGAATGA
- the LOC114418201 gene encoding uncharacterized protein LOC114418201 isoform X1 yields the protein MKSDTLLDYAVFQLSPRHSRCELLVSSDGHTEKLASGLVKPFLTHLKVAEEQVALAASSIKLEIDRHKNAETWFTKGTFERFVRYVSTPEVLEMVNTFDAEMSQLEAARRIYAQGAGDQRSDPQGGNGAGAITVADATTKELLRAIDVRLSAVRQDLTTACARASASGFNPHTVSHLKHFADRFGAHRFNEACTKYMSLYKRRPDLISHWPGGDDRELRSSVSSDMSIDNDDGPNQAQDQAQPIDPPKPKPISNFASLRRSNTSVSSKDETSDTPTKEETESPAPAPTTAPSGRRLSVQDRINLFENKQKENSGGRAPELRRLSSDVLRRWSGASDMSIDGSGEKKDFDSPLPPPASSVSETKSVVVSEDKVRIDKSEKFVITDQGSSQETGKVSVFDEDKNGGFKDQVGGGVSEATLKKGSSEVVIVGPMLSSGDDDAKFYGGMKNHVVAPSLIRGSRSHSRSLSAQFEGGNGLKFRDVSVRVDQSSPNEVEDSSSSSFPNKEEDSQIPKMKYQKPLPGRNEQQISTAQGKRDGANESSKMKQVLETQDNARATSTPPLEQQHQRVRQSKGNQGMHDELKMKADELEKLFAEHKLRVPGDQSGSVRRVEPADVHVEQSQYRRGGVGESTPQLPSRSNVIEVAASSSNLTSFDAKLVTKMVDSQNYGDALRQNFSDLNLSEDSRGKFYEKYMKKRNAKLQEDWSMNRAEKEARMKAMQDSLERSRAEMKVKFSGSANRQDSASGAYRAEKLRYFKSNIKKEQHPIDSLQNEDDEDLSEFSEEKTYGASRQSRKFFPNRHISSGTPRTIAVSVSRSSGGRRRDDPLAQSVPNFSDLRKENTKPSSAVSKTTRTQVRTYSRSKSTTEEIQGVKEEKSRQTLSLRKSSANPAEFKDLSHLNSDGIVLSPLKFDMGESHLGPYDQSPRSFLKKGNNIGSGSVGNAIRMKASMVSDTQKNKEFDDLEFDEEDSLRMATEEQDDIETMAIKDVAYNNNGKVSLSQESGKSGNSGSEIGDSTRSLAQVDPISGGEMATGFPSTFNGVRSLQDSPVGSPVSWNSRVPHPFSYPHESSDIDASIDSPIGSPASWNSHSLNQGDNDAARMRKKWGSAQKPFLVANSSQNQPRKDVTKGFKRLLKFGRKTRGSESLADWISATTSEGDDDTEDGRDLANRSSEDLRKSRMGFSHGHPSDDSFNENELFNEQVQSLQSSIPAPPAHFKLRDDHISGSSLKAPKSFFSLSTFRSKGSDSKPR from the exons ATGAAGTCTGACACGCTTCTTGATTATGCTGTATTCCAATTGTCTCCAAGGCATTCAAG ATGCGAGTTGCTtgtttcaagtgatggacacACTGAGAAACTAGCATCAGGATTGGTGAAGCCATTCTTGACCCATTTAAAGGTTGCAGAAGAGCAGGTTGCTCTAGCTGCTTCATCAATCAAGCTTGAAATCGATAGACATAAAAATGCTGAGACGTGGTTTACAAAGGGAACATTTGAGAG GTTTGTGCGGTATGTTAGCACGCCTGAGGTTCTGGAAATGGTCAATACCTTTGATGCAGAGATGTCCCAATTAGAAGCAGCACGAAGAATATATGCTCAG GGGGCAGGAGATCAGCGTTCAGATCCACAAG GTGGGAATGGAGCAGGAGCCATAACAGTGGCAGATGCAACCAC AAAGGAACTCCTAAGGGCAATTGATGTACGATTGAGTGCAGTTAGGCAAGACCTAACCACAGCATGTGCTCGTGCATCAGCCTCCGGTTTCAATCCCCACACCGTTTCACATCTCAAACATTTCGCAGATCGATTCGGTGCTCATCGCTTcaa TGAAGCATGCACTAAATACATGTCACTGTACAAAAGAAGACCGGACCTTATCAGTCACTGGCCAGGTGGCGATGACAGGGAACTCCGTTCATCTGTTAGTTCTGACATGTCCATCGACAACGACGATGGGCCCAACCAAGCCCAGGACCAGGCCCAACCCATCGATCCACCTAAGCCCAAGCCTATTTCCAACTTCGCTTCGCTGCGACGTAGCAACACCAGCGTGAGCTCGAAAGACGAGACCAGCGACACCCCCACCAAAGAGGAGACGGAGTCGCCGGCTCCGGCTCCAACGACTGCTCCGTCGGGGCGGAGGCTGAGCGTGCAGGACCGGATCAACCTCTTTGAGAACAAGCAGAAGGAGAATTCCGGAGGCAGGGCGCCGGAGCTCCGGCGCCTCTCCTCCGACGTGCTGCGCCGGTGGAGCGGCGCTAGTGACATGAGCATCGACGGCAGCGGCGAGAAGAAAGACTTTGACAGCCCCTTACCCCCGCCAGCATCCTCTGTTTCTGAAACCAAGTCCGTTGTCGTTTCTGAAGATAAGGTTCGAATCGACAAATCGGAGAAATTTGTGATAACCGATCAAGGGTCTTCTCAGGAAACAGGGAAAGTTTCAGTTTTTGATGAGGACAAGAATGGGGGGTTTAAGGATCAGGTGGGTGGTGGTGTTTCTGAGGCGACATTGAAGAAGGGTTCATCCGAGGTTGTTATTGTTGGTCCTATGTTGTCTTCTGGGGATGATGATGCGAAGTTTTATGGTGGGATGAAAAATCATGTGGTTGCACCGTCACTTATTAGGGGATCCCGAAGTCATTCTCGATCTCTATCAGCACAGTTCGAAGGTGGCAATGGACTCAAATTTAGGGATGTTTCTGTTCGTGTTGATCAATCTTCACCGAATGAGGTTGAggactcttcttcttcttcattccctAACAAGGAAGAGGATTCCCAAATCCCAAAAATGAAGTACCAGAAACCATTACCTGGTAGAAATGAACAACAAATAAGCACGGCACAAGGTAAAAGGGATGGTGCTAATGAAAGTAGCAAGATGAAACAAGTTTTGGAGACTCAGGATAATGCACGCGCAACCTCAACCCCACCTTTAGAGCAGCAACACCAGAGGGTGAGGCAATCTAAAGGGAATCAAGGGATGCATGATGAGCTGAAAATGAAGGCTGATGAGCTTGAAAAGCTTTTTGCTGAGCATAAACTGAGGGTTCCTGGGGACCAGTCTGGTTCTGTGAGGAGAGTTGAGCCAGCCGATGTGCATGTGGAACAGTCACAATATAGAAGAGGTGGAGTAGGGGAGTCGACTCCTCAGTTGCCTTCCAGAAGCAATGTGATTGAAGTGGCTGCGAGTTCTAGCAATTTGACAAGCTTTGATGCTAAGTTGGTTACTAAGATGGTGGATAGTCAGAATTATGGTGATGCTTTGAGGCAAAACTTCTCTGATCTTAACTTGAGTGAAGATTCTAGAGGAAAGTTTTATGAAAAGTACATGAAGAAGAGGAATGCTAAGCTTCAAGAAGATTGGAGTATGAACAGAGCTGAGAAGGAAGCTAGGATGAAAGCCATGCAGGATAGCCTTGAGAGGAGTAGAGCTGAAATGAAGGTCAAGTTTTCGGGGTCTGCAAACAGACAAGATTCAGCATCAGGTGCTTACCGTGCCGAGAAACTTcgatatttcaaatcaaatattaagAAAGAGCAG CATCCAATAGATTCCCTTCAaaatgaagatgatgaagatCTTTCTGAATTCTCAGAAGAGAAGACTTATGGTGCTTCAAGGCAAAGTAGGAAATTTTTTCCCAACAGACATATATCTTCAGGCACACCTCGTACAATAGCTGTGTCAGTCTCCCGTTCATCTGGTGGCAGGCGAAGAGACGATCCTCTTGCTCAGTCTGTTCCAAACTTTTCtgatttaagaaaagaaaatacaaagccTTCTTCTGCAGTTAGTAAAACAACCCGCACTCAGGTAAGGACCTATTCCCGTAGCAAAAGCACCACTGAGGAGATACAAGGAGTAAAGGAAGAGAAGTCAAGGCAAACTCTGTCGTTACGGAAAAGTTCTGCTAATCCTGCAGAGTTTAAGGATTTGTCACATTTGAACTCAGATGGGATTGTTTTGTCTCCATTGAAATTTGATATGGGCGAGAGTCATCTAGGCCCTTATGATCAATCACCTAGGTCTTTCCTTAAAAAAGGGAATAACATAGGTTCAGGTTCTGTCGGCAACGCTATCCGGATGAAAGCATCAATGGTATCTGATACtcagaaaaataaagaatttgatgaCCTTGAATTTGATGAGGAAGATTCTTTGCGGATGGCCACAGAGGAACAGGATGACATTGAAACTATGGCTATCAAAGATGTTGcttataataataatggaaAGGTGAGTCTGAGCCAGGAATCTGGTAAGTCTGGTAATTCTGGATCTGAAATTGGTGATTCTACTAGGTCTCTTGCTCAGGTAGATCCTATTTCAGGGGGCGAGATGGCTACTGGGTTTCCATCAACATTCAATGGTGTAAGATCTCTGCAGGACTCTCCTGTTGGAAGTCCTGTGTCATGGAATTCGCGTGTGCCTCATCCTTTTTCGTACCCGCACGAGTCATCTGACATTGATGCTTCTATAGATTCTCCAATTGGAAGCCCCGCATCTTGGAATTCTCATTCTCTTAACCAGGGTGACAATGATGCTGCCCGAATGAGGAAAAAATGGGGAAGTGCTCAAAAACCATTTCTTGTTGCTAATTCATCCCAAAATCAACCCCGCAAGGATGTCACTAAAGGTTTTAAGCGATTGCTGAAGTTTGGTAGAAAAACTCGTGGATCAGAGAGTTTGGCTGATTGGATTTCTGCTACAACTTCTGAAGGAGATGATGATACTGAAGATGGCCGAGATCTGGCCAATCGTTCATCAGAAGACTTGAGGAAGTCAAGAATGGGATTCTCTCATGGTCATCCTTCTGATGACAGCTTCAATGAAAATGAGCTGTTCAATGAACAGG TCCAATCCTTGCAAAGCTCTATCCCTGCACCTCCTGCTCATTTTAAACTGAGGGATGATCATATATCAGGAAGTTCATTAAAAG CTCCCAAATCATTCTTTTCACTATCAACTTTCCGAAGCAAGGGTAGTGACTCGAAACCCAGATGA